One region of Armigeres subalbatus isolate Guangzhou_Male chromosome 3, GZ_Asu_2, whole genome shotgun sequence genomic DNA includes:
- the LOC134220475 gene encoding pro-resilin-like — protein sequence MLRLSAVCVVLILVGVSLAEPPASGGYPDRRNGNGHGGGGGGGGGGYQQVNSGPQTYEGQNVDPQLLDMLKTLLLQQESANGGGAGGPYPSSNGGGSGGPYGSYGPPAGSSSQGRVVGIELENPKQSQQVAEFWQGGDEQSAPSGQYGAPGQGGPSGSYGAPSDSYGAPLGKK from the exons ATGCTTAGACTAAGTGCTGTG TGTGTGGTGTTGATACTCGTAGGAGTGTCACTTGCTGAACCTCCGGCATCCGGTGGTTATCCAGATCGCCGGAATGGTAACGGACacggtggtggtggcggcggcggtggAGGCGGCTACCAGCAGGTCAACAGTGGTCCACAGACCTACGAGGGTCAAAACGTAGACCCTCAGTTGCTTGATATGTTGAAGACGTTGTTGTTGCAGCAAGAATCCGCGAATGGTGGAGGTGCTGGAGGTCCATATCCATCCTCCAACGGTGGTGGCAGCGGAGGTCCATACGGTTCGTATGGACCACCAGCTGGCAGCAGCTCACAGGGCCGCGTGGTcggaattgaattggaaaatCCCAAGCAGAGCCAGCAGGTCGCTGAGTTCTGGCAAGGTGGTGATGAACAAAGTGCTCCAAGTGGTCAATATGGTGCTCCTGGTCAGGGTGGCCCAAGTGGATCTTATGGTGCTCCAAGTGATTCTTATGGTGCTCCCTTAGGTAAAAAgtaa